aaaatgagcttttaaatataaacctgtgatttgtagctgcactaatgtcagaactgcagtttaaaaaaatgtatcaggTGTAAGACTGCAACAGCGCTGTagtataaaacaaaattatatttagTTCCATCTTCAAAGGGATGCTTTTACTAATATAGTGAAATGTTTATGACTTTTTCAACTCACGCTGTGAATCCTTCTTCTTATCCATCTGACATTTGTCTTTTCTGTGTCTTCACAAAGCAAATGATGACTGGAACTAAGATGAGAAGCAGTCCTGCTGTCACTCCAACACCAATGTATAGAGCCAGAGATGCTGAGAgagaaatcatcatcatcaggcttttcaaacattaaactgcagaacacacaaaaaacagaactAGTTTTTATTACTATACCATTCACAGTGATTTCCAGCAGCTCAGTGGTAGTGGAGGTAAAGGTGTGTGAAGACAGATTAACTTCATAAGCACAGCTGTAGTTTCCCTGATGGACAAAATCTGCCTCAGAAAACAGGAAGACGGCTGAGTGGTTAACAGCCGACTGAGTTCTGGTGATGTTGGATCCACTGAACTTCAAGTGGAAGGAACCTCCTGGATACTGAGGTTCAGTGGAGCAGATGATGGAGAAGCCGTAGCCTCTTGTTACTTTTGGTCCACCAGCAGCAGTGAAGAAGATATTGGGCTGCTGCAGGTTCActagaaaacaacaaacatgatCTCTCTTATTGAAAAAGATGAAATGAAGAGAATTAATTGGTTCATAGCTGAAGTCAGAGCTGCAAATTTTGTCTGGTACTAGCaaaaaaatatccagaacaTGTCGCTTACCCACGGTGATGCTGATGGAGTTGCTCCAGGATGATGTGGAGGCACTTTCCCTGTAGGAGTAGTCACAGGTGTACTGGCCCTGATGTGAGGCATCTACAGTCAGATTAAATGTTGTTGTAGATTCTGCAGTTTGATTCTTTACTGATGTCCCAGTTTTATACAAACTGAAGTCTACAGAGATGCATGTTGGGCTGGGTGTGGTACATCTGAACTGAAGGACTTCTCCAGGTGAGACCATAGAGTTTGGGGAGATCCGAGTCAATGTGGGAGTCTTCAAGTCTGCAAGTATTGCCAAATAAAAAAACCTTATTTGAGCACACAACACCAGCATCTTCACCATGTCCATCGTTCTCTACTCCAAATCCTCTGTGTGAGCACTGATCTAATACACTCTCAGTTCCATTACACTGAACTTCATCCACCCAGGTTGATTCACTTCCCTGACCAAAGCGGGCATTATGAACAGCACTGATGGCTTTGCCACATCCAAGCTGCActgaaaaaagtgaaacaacCGAGTCATTTATTCAAAGTGCATTTTTATATTGGTCTAATTCAGAGATGG
This genomic interval from Ictalurus furcatus strain D&B chromosome 2, Billie_1.0, whole genome shotgun sequence contains the following:
- the LOC128603540 gene encoding uncharacterized protein LOC128603540 isoform X1; this encodes MDMVKMLVLCAQIRFFYLAILADLKTPTLTRISPNSMVSPGEVLQFRCTTPSPTCISVDFSLYKTGTSVKNQTAESTTTFNLTVDASHQGQYTCDYSYRESASTSSWSNSISITVGKRHVLDIFLLVPDKICSSDFSYEPINSLHFIFFNKRDHVCCFLVNLQQPNIFFTAAGGPKVTRGYGFSIICSTEPQYPGGSFHLKFSGSNITRTQSAVNHSAVFLFSEADFVHQGNYSCAYEVNLSSHTFTSTTTELLEITVNGIVIKTSSVFCVFCSLMFEKPDDDDFSLSISGSIHWCWSDSRTASHLSSSHHLLCEDTEKTNVRWIRRRIHSMPHIGASTPVTTRTGKLPPHHPGATPLPSLWVSAERMLY
- the LOC128603540 gene encoding uncharacterized protein LOC128603540 isoform X2, translating into MDMVKMLVLCAQIRFFYLAILADLKTPTLTRISPNSMVSPGEVLQFRCTTPSPTCISVDFSLYKTGTSVKNQTAESTTTFNLTVDASHQGQYTCDYSYRESASTSSWSNSISITVGKRHVLDIFLLVPDKICSSDFSYEPINSLHFIFFNKRDHVCCFLVNLQQPNIFFTAAGGPKVTRGYGFSIICSTEPQYPGGSFHLKFSGSNITRTQSAVNHSAVFLFSEADFVHQGNYSCAYEVNLSSHTFTSTTTELLEITVNASLALYIGVGVTAGLLLILVPVIICFVKTQKRQMSDG